The DNA window ATTGTTCATTGAAGAAGCACCAGAAGTCTTTGAGGTCCGAGCAAACGATGAACAGGGtaggaataaataatttaaccGCATTTTCCTCTTGTGAATATATCGCAAATACGTGCTCTGCTTATCAGACAAAGCTGAAAATAGCAGCTGAAATTAGCAACCAAACGTTCTGTTCATTCAAATAAGGTAATGAAgtccgaaaatcaaaattttataaaataccttgAACCCCCCATACTTGTATAgaattatgaggataaaaGTGAAATGCATTTTCtgatttccaaaaaattgaacacgTTTGGCTGCTAACTCTAACTTCAACTTCATGCTTGTTAGTCAGTATCACGGCGTAACGCTTCATGCACTTGGTAAAGCTTTTCAATCCTTGTGTTTTATACTTTCAAAGGCAACGAATTCACAACACTGGCTGGTGTCGAATTCATGTGGACAATTGGGAATGTGGACAAACATAGATCGCAGATAGATAGTAAACCGCTCAACAATGTCCTAAGGTTTATGACCTTTCAGGAATCGCCATATGAAACCCCACCAACAGTCGTCGAATTAGACTCTGTTGGGCGAAAAGGGCACATGACTCTTTTGGAGGGAATCAGAACTGGCTCTGCCAAGGTTTGTGGTATATTCTTCATTTAGAACTAAGAAGGTCTAGCCTTGTAAGATGATGTTTAAGTACTTGTTCCATTCAGTAGACTGAAATGGAAACCGTAATCTAAAActtgaattattgaaattttaatttgtatAAGAAAGCACATTAGgaagttataaaaaattgaattcactgaatatatttttatgagAGATTATATCTGACTACATTTTAATAACTCTTGACTTTGATTAACTTGTTGACAAGATTTCATAAATATGTTTCAGGTCTCAGTAAAATTGTCTCACCCTGAGTATACTCATGTACCCCCCATTGAAGTGGAATTGATTGTTGTTGCAAATCTGATCATCATACCAAGTGATGTAACTATGATGGCCTATGACAGCTTTAATTACAGAATCATGCAGGTATTCAGCTTTTCCTGTAAATTGGAGTAAgcatataaatatttttcccttttctcctagattcttgaaaaattaactcatAAAATCATTCTACAGTGTCTCCCATATTTCAGATGCATCAAGGACGGCTGGAAGAGATCAACCTACCATCCAGCCAATACTATTTGGAGGCTGAAAATCCTGATATCCTGAAGATAAATAATGATTGTGGCAGCGCCTATGCCATCGGACGTGGGAAAACTAAGGTTCTATTGTATGACAGAAACGTTGATGAGGAATATGGTATAGTTCTCCCATCTGCAACAGTCAATATAAACGAGCCTGCCTACATCACTCTGACAGTCCTACCACATAGGAATTGGGGCCTCATTTTGGGCCATACACATGAGATTGTTGCAGAAATATATGATAAGTGagtatttcaattcattgtCATTGGAGTATCCAACTGGTCAGTTAAAACTTTTAATATTGTGAATTTCTACGGAATTATTAAATTCGTAGTTTAGAATCCCACGAAAAACGGAAATATgggaaatttgttttattgtcaATTTGAGCGCTCCGTTTATGTCATAGCAAGGACCGCAAGTACCACATAGGGGAAGGTGTCGAGGTCAATGTACAGATTGATGAGAAATACCTGAATGTGGGTTCAAGGACCCAGAATGGTACCCATGTAGTCGCCACACCCATAGCTATGGGTACGACGATAGTAGAGGCCAGTTTAATCGCCATTATAAGCAGCCAGGGAAAGCGGATGAATTTAATGCCCCGGCTCACAACAAGAGCTGAACTCTCGATACATTCACAGGTTATAGTTGTTCCTAAAGCTTTGGCTGTACCCTGGGATCCGCGGAGTAAAGTGAGGTATGTTCTGTAAAATGCACACAAACAGATTGATAGTGCATTATAAATAATGCATTACAAATAGGTAATTAAACTTTGTGAAAGTATGAAACTAATTATTACAGGTCGGAAACTACCTTAAAAGCGAGCGGAGGAGACGGTGCTTATATTTGGGCAAGTCAGCATCCTAACGTTGCCTCAGTATCTCAAAACGGCATAGTTGGAGTTTTGAGAAAGGGCTCTGCGAAAATTATTGTGTCAATGGCACGAAACCCGCATAATAGGGATGAAACAAGGATACATGTCTTGACGCCAGTACGGttagaaataattgattacaATATGGAGGCTGCAGTTGGAGAATCTATCCATATTCATGTGGCGATGTATGGCGAAATGAAGAAGGAAGGAACGGATGAAGTGTATGAAATACCATTCAACGATTGCCGCGACATACCCCTTGACGTTTACATTCCAGATGGTAActttgtgtataataatagtgaGACAGTTGAGTCTATTGGCATAGCCTGCACGACACTTCGTGTCGTTGGCCTTGATGTCGGCATGTCTAGCGTCACAGTTGCATACAACAATAATGGTGGACAATATTTGATGGACAATGTAAACATATCGGCATACAAGCCCCTCACTGCCTTGCATCCGTCAACTGGTGATGCCCTACTCGCTGTAGGGTCATCACGACGACTAGTATTCAAAGGTGGACCACTGCCGTGGTTTGATAAAAATCAGGGTTACacaagagaaataaaaatctcaaaCCTAGGTGTATTAAGATGGAAGGAAGAAGAGTATATATTCGATGTAAGTTCTGATGTTTACGTGTACAAAATAATGTGCGAAGCACTTGGCGATGTCACAGTTACACTCACGATTTCAAATATCCCGGTATTGTCAAACTGTCGCCAAACTGAAGCATCCGCGTCGGTTCTAGTCACCTGTGGCAAACCGAGAAACATTTACCTGGTACCGGAATTTAAGGATAGCGAGAAGTGTCCAAAAAGTCAAAGTACCGACCATATCATGGCGCGTAGTGGAGAGGATTTTGAGCTGACGGTGATTGTAAAGGATGAGGATGGTAGAACTTTTGACAATGCAACGAGTTTGAATGTCGAATGGGCTTTGAACCCTGTTGAGTATGGCAGTGTGGAAAAAGTATCTGGTATTATGGAAGAGACATATTGGGATATGAATGTTATATTACCAAACAGACACTATCAACGTATTTTGCCAAAACAGCATACTGGCATGTTACAGATACATGCCAGGGTGACAGGGTATCAGAAACGCGCACTAGGAAAATTGGGAATTGTGCCAGAACGGCCGCCATTTCCCACCCTAACAGAAAGGGGGTCCGTAGAAACTCCAGTCATCAAAAAGTCTATAAATGTGACTCTGGTAAACCATACGGTTATAACTCCAAACAATTTGAAGGTTCTTCTTGATCCAATTGGAAAGTATCACATGCAGGTCAGCCAAGGATCAGGTTTCTATGATCTTAATTTAAGCTCCAAGGATATTGCCAATGTGGATTATGTCGCACCTACCAAGACAATAACCATTGTCCCCCGAAATTCAGGTATACTGCACATTGCTCTCGTTGATCTTTGCTTACCGTCAAAGCCTGCTGAAGCTGTCATTGAGGTGCAACAACTCGGAGGCATAAAAGTCGAGGTGATAGACAAAGTTGAAATAGACAAATGCATTGTTGCAACTCTCACATTATATGATACAAATGGTCGTACAATGGAGCTACCCTCGATTGAAGCTATTAGTATAGGTGCAGAAATAGATAATGGGCGAATTGAAGTTATACGTTTGCCAAACAGCGATCAAGGAAACCCTCCCTATCATGAAATTTTGTATAAGGTTCGTGGAATTAAAGAAGGCGAATCTCAATTATCTTTTGAAAGCGGTAAAGATGAGGAAAAAGTCCACAGTGAGCCAATCACtattcaagtttttctacCACTCAAAATTATACCAAAAAACGTGACAATCCTTGTAGGAACATTGTATCAACTTTCGACCATTGGTGGACCGTCCAATGCAGAGATTGAATTTGTTAGTAATGATGATAGCACTCTGGGTGTTAGCGAAGATGGCGTGTTGGATGGTAAATTATTTGGTACAGGAGTTATATCTGCAAGTGCAGTTGGGCTTACCCCGAATGGTAAACGTGTTGTGTATTCAAAGGATAGCATAGGGGTTCAAGTTGTTCCTTTGGAAGGTGTTAAAATCACGGCGCCGACAACCAGAATAAAAATTGGAGCTACCATTCCAGTATGGGCTTTTGGTATTCCAGACCAACTTACACCCCTTGTAATAGGTTCGATGAAAACACCGATGAGATTCCTGTGGTCTACGAGTGGACAACCAGGGataataaaactgaaaaacaTGTATGAAGGGACTGGTATTAATATTGGATATGAAAATGAAGCATGTGTACGAGTGGAAGGCTTACAGCCTGGAATAGCTACAATTCACCTCAATGTTACAACATCATGCGAGACATTTGCAAAATGTGACAAAGATACAACATTTGTGGCATTCTTGAAGATTGAAATATTCCAAGAGCTTCATTTGGTCGGTGTAGAGGACGGGTATGGAAGGCCAGTTATACTGATGACACCAAATTCAGCTTTTCAATTGCAAACGAATCATGACAAGTACAGTttaagttacaaaattttgcCACCTGGAAGCTCTGGTGAAACGGAGGATTCAAAAGCTTTGATATTGACAAATAAGAATGTAACCATTGACAAAAATGGCATGATCACATCAGGCGAAACGTTTGGAAAAACTATACTATCAATCACAAGTACTGAGGCTTATGGGTTGAAGCAAACGTTGATGGTTGTTGTTGAGGTAGgttgaataatgaatatttcttCGTACGCATAATCATCAATATAACTaaacaaatattattctcGAAAATATATACCTGATCTGTTTTTGTTAGGTCAAACCGATCCATTACATGATGCTTGAGCTAAAATCGATCATGCGTGTGAGATCGGGTGAAGAACTCTATTCCCTACCCAGAGGTATGACGCTGGATTATACTGTAGGGTATTACGACAATGTCGGATCTAAGTTTAACGCTGGTCAAACGAAATTGTCTATATGGACAAACCGTGCTAATTTAGCCTCATTTAGTATGGGATCAGAGAACACAGTTTCTGTCCAATTTACAAGAAGTGGACATATGGTTACTAAAgtttataatgaaaaacagcCAACTGGAATGTTCGACTATGTAAATATGGTGATTGGAGACATCGTTTTCCCTTCAAAGGTTTGTAGTGtttgcaagaaaaaatgtGTGGAAACATTTCACCAACACATAACGTATCAGCACAATTCTATATTCTCTGTGTATCTCGATACTTATGTGAGAGGTTTTAAGTAAATTTATGTGAGCATATATCATCAAACACAGATGACATTAACGGTTGGTGATATAATATGCTTCTCCATGCCACTACTGTCGAATGATGGGGACCCTGGTTATTGGCAATCCTCAAACCCAGAACTATTGACTATTGATTCCTTGAGTGGTATAGGCAGAGCTCTGAGCCCAGGACGCATACATGTCAAGCATAGTTTGGCTGCTCTTATCCGTGATGAGATTCAACTCGACATTCAACCAATTTCTAAGGTGAGTTTAAGctatagtaataatatatgaatatgtAGGTACATGCATGGTATAGCCTGGGTATAGAAATTGCTAAATTCTTCCATAGTATGACTGGTTACGACTATGATTATGTTATGACAGTGTCACtaacataaaatttttgaacactGTACTTACTATGCAGATAAAATTCGTCCTGCCGATGGGTACAAACATGACAGGAACGGAGGTGTTGGGGGTTCCAttgattttggaaagtgccAACGACTGTAACAAGCAGCAGAATATATTGGCGCGAGGCAAAGGTGGCTGTCGTTTACATCACAACTATGCTCCGAATGCATTCCCTTTTACTTGTACTGTTCAATTTACTGGGACCATTCCTTCTATTGACATCAAAGATATATTCCTCAGTAAACCAAGATTTAACATCGTAACAGGTAAAGTCCTATACTAGGAAAATTCCATCGCAGATTCCGTATACATATTTCAAATCCGACTGATATCGCATTTATAACATTATGTCGGTTCTTACAGGTTTTTACTACTGTGACGTAATTTCTTTGGGTTCCCCCTCGAAGACAACTAGCACACTAGATATTTCGCTTAAAATTGGGGCCCAAAGTCGCGAAATCGTGGCTACGCCAGTGGTCGTACCATATTTGCCAGCTATCTATGTTCCTGTGACAGAAATTATATTCGCAGTAACACCGACGTCGTCCACTCCATCAGCTATTATTCAAGTACACGGAATCCCGACAGTATTGAACCAATTGGTTGTAAGTGACACACTGCATTGTTGTTCAgtccgatttttcaatgtatcagaattttgaaacgtttaAAATGTGCACTTATTACTCATTATAGACCCATCTACCAGATGGTTTGGCCCTGGTAACTGGGCCACAGGGCGCCTATGGTAATGGTATACAGTTAAAAATCCGTTTAACGCATAATCACGATGAACTTCAAGGCAGCCAAGTCAGGGTAATCAGTGAAATTACAAAGCAAGACATACATGTAAGTAGCTAGCAGTATGATACGGTTACCTGATTAAATCTAAATGTATATCATTTTTTCCTATACttacataatttatttattgtttattttattgaaaccAAATCATATAAATGATATGCAATATATGCATCACTTAGAAGCAAGATTTAACATATACTGCATCCTACTAAGGTGTGTTAGGTTTGgttaaaataaaagtgaaattaaaaagaatagGAAATAATAGTAACAGTACATAAACTTAAAAGTATAATTTGTATATCTGTTTGTACAAAATCAATCATATTCTTGTTTGAtgaaattattgtttgaaatttttttcaatattttcttactATCAtgcgacaaattttttaaatcatctgataaattattgaaatctaGTAAAGCTACAATGTaggcattttttttcattagagCTTTAGATGTTTGTGGTACTCTGATTGACTTATTCCTGGTAATAATTCCTAATACCTATTAGAACTTTGGTAAACAGCACAAAATTCTTTATAGTAGAACGCTAACGCTCCGACATGGAAAGTTTGgataatattacaatatttataatcttGTCCATACTGTGTAGTGAAATTCAGGGTTATAATTCGTTTGTTATCTGCAGGTGCATATGTCCAAACAATGGTACAACCTGCTTCACTTGCATCGGAATTTCTTCTATTTATATCAATCGTTAATTGTTCTTCATTCAAATCGTTCTTGATATTGACAACTTTGATTCatggatttttcaatttttctggtTCCACATCAgaatttcgacaaattttttcatataaaactTTAGGAGTTGCATCAACATCTGTATTGTTTTTGCATGTgataatcatttttctatttttcaaatcaatagTTTTTGCTATTGGATATTGCATGTCCTTTAGTATTGATACATCTGTTTTATAAgtatcattttcattcattttcttcttatttttaataatgatACTAGTTACTTTTGTCATGGACGTTTTATTAAACTACATCAGTGAAGCTTATTGTGACctcattttttccattttttcaatgagCTTATTTAGTCACTTATTTTTTcgatgatcatttttttcaacatattatCACTACTGTGTTCCTAAACAATTTCAGATACTTGTTCGAGTGTCACAGTATGATCAAGCTGCCCCAGTCAGTGGCATACATTGGTTGGATTATGCTTACTATCATAGATATACATTTGGGACCTTCGCTGCTCTTGTAATAACCTTTTTCTACAGTGAGTCtaatttattcttatttcaaGTAGTAACTTTTCAAGGCAGTTCATGCGAATGCATTATTTTGTTAATCTACATCTTTTCAAATGCATATATCTTTTCAGTCTATGGAAGTAAAATGATGAGCATCAACATctcagtgaaaaataaatccattTTCGGTAACTACCTCAACCGCTGCTTGTAAATCGATTTAAGTATTGTAAGGCAGTCTTATACGTCAATAAAGTTTTAGTTTTTCTGCCTTAATTTACTTAAACTTACAGTTGTTCACAATACTTGTTTTGCGACTTTTTTGCTgcatggaaaaattaattttttcttttttttcaatagccGAAAAGTGTCCACCGCCCATAAAGAAAACGTATACGCCAACTTCACCAAGTGGAAACAAAGTTACTAGCACTCCAAGTCCGGGGAGTGCAAACACATCGCTAAGACCTTTCTCAGCGTTTGAACCTGTATATGGAGATCCTCGGGGATTTTACACGCCTAACGCTAGGCGAAATCGATCCCTACTTAGTCCTTAGttctaaagaaaaaaaaaataaataaaaaaaaaagaaaactggtAAGGACattcttcaataattttatagtTCACTGGTTGTTGAGTGGTCAATTTATCAAATGATAGTTCGACAAGACTGACGAACAATGAAACTCAGACTTCATGTGTTATGCAGTGAAATTTTCCGGTAATTGATCACACATGTTAAAAAGTGAAACAATTTGATCTGACACTATtctcaattttgttttttcgctTTCCTGATCTTGTCTATTAGTGATATCAAGCTATTCTAATTTTCTCACCTGGAACGTTTCTAAAAGATTTTGTCtatatcgaaaattttcattgatgtaattatttaattaacaTTGACGCAACTTATGGGTCTGGGTTTCAACTAGTGACAATTGTTGATCAAAAGGTGACGAATATGTgacttaattttatttataatagaCTATATTTTCATACGACAATACGCTAGAATATAATGAATGACATGTTGAGCGTCACATTCAAAATGGTTGTTGAACTATACTAAGGTCGTTTTCAAGTACGTTACGTATGTAGATGTACGTATGGTGAAAAGTAATCGAAGTGTAAATActttttgaaatgtttttgtatcgtaTTTTAAGATGTAACTCAGGttgaaggatatatattatTCTTAAGGCGTTGAATAAAAGATCGTATTATAAAGCCTGTTAGATTCTCCTTCCATCTGACAAATCAATAAAGATAGATATGATATTCTGGTCAATCACTTTgtcattgaaaaatctttatttttatcatcgttCCTGAAATTCCCAGTATAAAGTTGATTTTAGAATGAACTGATTGTAAACGAAATATCAGCTTCAAGACAATTCACATCTTCACTCTATCCTCAATCTTTGAGTCAACGGATAAAACTTTTATAGTAGGAAACAAGgatattttcaccaaaaacaCTATGCAATAGTGGATTTCATAGTCTTCCTCATATATGTGGCATTCAATTGAGAAAAGCGTACAAAAATCTCCCGACTAAACCTCTAGCGTCCATATGGATGAATCTGTGAAGCTGCTTTAATGTTGGTCTTGATTGCGCTTGGAGCTTTTCCCATTTGGCCCACTGCAAAACATTAAATGTACACAGTTCTTGTTAATCAGTGTGGAATTTATCCTTAAAATAATAGCAAACaaggtaaatttatttatccaaaATACTGTTTCTTTATCAGGATTTGAACTACATTCAATAATTCCAAGAGTAATTTGAAGCGTGCAATAGAAGTAATGTTTACACTGTGCACCTCCTATTTGTCCTTGCCCAGCAGCTTGTGCCTGGCCACCAGATCTCCCAGCCATTATACCCGGTGGTCCTGGACTCACTCTGGACTGAGCCATCGGTCCAGAATCAGACTACAGAAAACAATTGTTATTAGGGCGAAATATCAGTGACTATTGCATCGCTAACATGATAATAAATAAGTGCCCACTATGGATGAAATAGGTTTGTGATGAGTGATCAGTAATTACCTTAAGGCCTTTACCCATGCCAATTGCAGCAACTAAGGTGTGAGTATCTGCGGAACTGCTAGTTTGTACCTGGGCAGCTCTGGCACCAGCTTCGCCCTCCCATTCTTCTCGGGCCTTGTATGCGATGTCCCATACATGACTAACCACCTTGTTGTACTGTGCTACTTGTTTCTGAAAGTCAATTATGTTACTGTTAGTACCAACGATTTAGCGTCTGCTGGTGGTGAGTTCCAATCGCCAGATAGACCGATTACTTGGAGGACATCGAGCTGATAAAAGGTTGCCAATCACAGCTTGCGTTACCGATTTGATAATCTGCTTTATCGGTGACATCGGTCTAGAGCGAAtggaacaaaaatgaaatctCTGACCAACTATGGTTAGTGGCTTACATTGGAATCCTACTTGTTGTTTAGTTTGCATATCAACAGAGAAATAGAATAACCTCTGTAGTTTTTGTGGTCAATGTATTATATTCTCGATACAAACTTGTCAAGATAATTTTACGAACTAGCAGCTTCCGAAAGATTCTCCGATTACACAATTGTTTTCATTAATTACACGAATAtcagcaaatattttttcatgtgAAATAGAACTGTGAGCAAGGGGAGCAGAGGATCGACAAAAGCGCAAAGAAAGTCGAAACAGCAAAGAATTTGCATACATCTGTACtcagaatgaataaatttacctGTGATGCTTCGAAAGTGAGATTGGAAGCCTTGAGCTCTAGGTGATTCATCTTCTGTTCAGCCATCGGCTCCGGTTTTGTTCTCAAATAGTCTGGTACCAAATCGTGGGCGAATGTTGATATTCTACCTTCTGTCATTCGGAGCAGATCCTCATCCTTTTCCGGACTCAAGAGGAGTGGCAATATCGTGAAATTTCTCATATTTGGTGCCTTATCGTGGCcaagaattttcgaaagaCTCGTCAGCTGCGGATCAACAACGTTTACGattgtttattattcgttATCTCGGCTGAAAGTGATCATTGAAATTCAACCAACTACTTACATGACCCGAAATAATAGCGAAGTTATCGAGAAAATTTGGCCAGTTCAGCGTCTCATATTCGTGCTCCAGTTTGTAAAGCATTCCAGCGATTGCAGATTTTAGATCACTTACTCGCAGAATGATCGCCTCCAGAGCAGAGTCCAactgtttttcttctctttgcATTTCTACAGAGGACTTGAACTTCGATGATCggattaattattacaatttaccGCCGCTGTCAGCGTTTAGACGTACGTTCCTTGGTCAGAATCATTCGAATCACTGACCTGTACACTAGAATTTCCGGATAGAACAGCTGATCGTGCTTGATCGTGCTTTCGAGATGGTGTCGACATCTATGCTCAAGTAGTCGCAGCGTGGAACTAAATGTCGCTCATGCGTCAAATTTAAAGTTAGTATCTATTAGCTCCTGATTTGTATTTTCTTCTTGAGTGCAAACAACATGATTATCTATCATAAAAgtagaattttcaattctcttaCTTATCCAAAGTTTTTTAAACCGGGACTCAGTTTTTCCCGAAGGTATCACTTATTTCAAGTTAATTTTGCGACCATTCattacaaaaaatgtaaaatctGTTTACTCTTGTATATCACaataaatcgttttttttttttacttttagaGAGCATTGACAATAATACggaagaatataaaaatcttACAAATCCGTATGATGCTGTTATAGTTCACAGTAATGTAGATGAAACTAAAACATAAGGGTTCATTTAATCTCAAATACAatatttactttgtttttattttttaaatcatataTAATCATGGGATAATAATTGTTTCCAATTACAATTGATGCAAATTTGATTAGAATAATGGTAAATTACTTGTGTtcttgttatcattattatattatgtagAACTATTTCAATTAATCTTTCTCTTCGTTTGTATACGCGTATATAGAGTGGTTCTCCCCGTAGAGTTTTTCAGATTAAATATATGTTGATACGCTTTGTAATTACACAAgtgataaaatatacataacaATTGTTTACACTGTTGGTCAACTTTGGCTACATATATTGTGTGTATCTACTTACGCGTTTATATGCATGAATTTCGTTTTAAATCGTCATATCTTATGTCAATATCGTCGCATCCTCCCTTGCGACAGACTCGAATTGATATTAAATAGTTACAGGTGTAACGTAAATGTCTGCTTTTTTTCACAGGGTGAATATTGAAATGCCATCCAGAAATGAATAACTATGTTACGATGATAGTCAAATGAGACTGTTACGAATATCTTTCTGCCAATTAGTATAACCATGGTTATACGTATCATTGATTTCTTTGTGTACTTGAACGAATAATTTAACCACACAATATTATACTTTCACCCAGACGTTGACTATACCAAATTTTACCACACCCCTGCACCTGTAACGaaacaattatcattttatcaTCAAACCCGTTTTTACGGCGTACACAAGTAAACCAttatctattattattatattcaccAAATCGTACAAAACTTTACATAATATAGGCgcataaatattaattatattctcTGATATAACCAGACAACCCACATTGAAATCATTGTTATAACAAATACACTCTTTGAGATTTAATAATCTTTTGCACCcaattgtcattttttcaccctcacataataatatttatatagcACATTCTGTTACCCCGTCCGTCGCTACATACATTAGATATCATAACATAACATACGCtcatattataattataattgaaacgaCGTAGTTATTACGTTTTCCTCGTGAACAGcttgaataatattaataatggtaaaaatatcaacCATAATCATGACTACGATAAATAAGCGCAACGAGGCACAAAGTACTAGTCATCGGGGTATGTCGTTTTATTACAAATGTGTATGCTTtgatttaaaaacaaatctaAATGGTGTCTTTAGCAGGAGTATACATCAAGCAATTCAACACTAAATAAGATTTGTATAGAATAATtagtaaaatttgaatttctgaaGCATTCAAATTGGCAATATTGATCAATGGTATACCAGGTAAGGACACATGGCGATTGCAGCGTACCATCGAGTAACTTGGGGGattacaatttcgaaattctatTATCTTTGTGAGGAAATTCAGAGAAACTTACACATGCATTGTTTAAACTGcgtaacagaaataaaaaatcaacaatgGGATTCGAATTCATAATTAGAAATGTATAACGGTTGTTGGACAACAATAGACCGTCTCTTTAATGTTCAATGAAGAACTGCACACTTTTTGGTTCATGTGCTCTTGGGTTTCCTTCGTACATGTGTATCTGATTCGAGTATAACGTAAATATACATCGTAGTACGAAGAGCAGGTGAGAGCTACGTATATCTGTGTCAATTGGACACGGCCATAGTTTTTCACtttcatataatttattacttcTGTTCAGCCACGCACCCACCACGCTGCACACGTGTCGTTTAAATACACACAATATTTACATGACGCGCGATGGGTCATGCAAATATTCGCGATACATATCAACACATACATTGTTTACTTTATCATCTATCTAATATTGTGAGATAgcttattatacgtatataatatatctatgTGGTTTGTTAATTAGTAATTACTTCACAGCAGTTTAGTTATGTATATTACTAATGATCAATTTGCAGAAATCCA is part of the Neodiprion virginianus isolate iyNeoVirg1 chromosome 5, iyNeoVirg1.1, whole genome shotgun sequence genome and encodes:
- the LOC124306488 gene encoding mediator of RNA polymerase II transcription subunit 8 isoform X1, translated to MQREEKQLDSALEAIILRVSDLKSAIAGMLYKLEHEYETLNWPNFLDNFAIISGHLTSLSKILGHDKAPNMRNFTILPLLLSPEKDEDLLRMTEGRISTFAHDLVPDYLRTKPEPMAEQKMNHLELKASNLTFEASQDSNKQVAQYNKVVSHVWDIAYKAREEWEGEAGARAAQVQTSSSADTHTLVAAIGMGKGLKSDSGPMAQSRVSPGPPGIMAGRSGGQAQAAGQGQIGVGQMGKAPSAIKTNIKAASQIHPYGR
- the LOC124306488 gene encoding mediator of RNA polymerase II transcription subunit 8 isoform X2 — its product is MQREEKQLDSALEAIILRVSDLKSAIAGMLYKLEHEYETLNWPNFLDNFAIISGHLTSLSKILGHDKAPNMRNFTILPLLLSPEKDEDLLRMTEGRISTFAHDLVPDYLRTKPEPMAEQKMNHLELKASNLTFEASQKQVAQYNKVVSHVWDIAYKAREEWEGEAGARAAQVQTSSSADTHTLVAAIGMGKGLKSDSGPMAQSRVSPGPPGIMAGRSGGQAQAAGQGQIGVGQMGKAPSAIKTNIKAASQIHPYGR